In Candida orthopsilosis Co 90-125, chromosome 4 draft sequence, a single genomic region encodes these proteins:
- a CDS encoding Vps75 protein (S. cerevisiae homolog VPS75 has histone binding, acetyltransferase activator activity and has role in nucleosome assembly, double-strand break via nonhomologous end joining, positive regulation of histone acetylation), translated as MSHDEPETSGSNNESKTLSESLESLSAWEKEMDKVEKEADVYRLKLAQPMYAKRRSILKKIPKFWYIILAENDEFAEYASPDDLKYLEYIDDIYVNHPVVEKGVEKTTINPRDFDITISFKKNEMIQEQSVTKSFKVVVNDNGEEHLESSFVEIKWPQELSKINPHLIKERTNEGKSMTPDDKKKYRAGMKSFFSWFAWTGMKPGKEFRNGEDLANLISEDIFVNALKYYIVALSNESGEEDSDEDDSSEGEELDLSDIEVEDKKRALEADVDEGHQAKKLK; from the coding sequence ATGCTGCATGACGAACCCGAAACGTCAGGCTCAAACAATGAGTCAAAGACATTACTGGAAAGCTTAGAGAGTTTATCGGCGtgggaaaaagaaatggaCAAGGTGGAGAAGGAAGCCGATGTTTACAGACTCAAGCTAGCTCAACCCATGTACGCCAAACGAAggtcaattttgaaaaagattcCCAAATTCTGGTACATAATACTAGCTGAAAACGATGAGTTTGCTGAGTACGCTAGTCCCGATGATCTCAAATACTTGGAGTATATAGACGACATTTATGTTAACCATCCAGTAGTGGAGAAGGGTGTCGAAAAGACCACTATTAATCCCAGGGATTTCGATATCACAATTAGTTTCAAGAAAAACGAGATGATTCAAGAACAAAGTGTTACTAAAAGTTTCAAAGTAGTAGTCAATGATAACGGTGAAGAACATTTGGAATCACTGTTTGTGGAAATCAAGTGGCCACAGGAATTGTCAAAAATTAATCCCCATTTAATAAAGGAAAGAACAAACGAAGGGAAGAGCATGACACCTGATGATAAGAAAAAATATCGTGCAGGTATGAAGTCGTTTTTCTCGTGGTTTGCGTGGACCGGTATGAAACCAGGAAAGGAGTTTAGAAATGGTGAGGACTTGGCAAACTTGATTTCGGAGGatatttttgtaaatgCACTTAAATACTACATTGTTGCTTTGTCGAATGAGTCAGGAGAAGAAGATAGTGATGAGGACGATAGTTCGGAAGGCGAAGAGTTGGACCTTAGTGATATCGAGGTTGAAGACAAGAAGCGTGCGCTAGAAGCCGATGTGGATGAAGGACACCAGGCAAAGAAACTCAAATAG